The DNA sequence TAAAGCGCACACAAACAGTGATCTTTACGTTTACATACCAAGTAAAAAAATTGTCTTTGTAGGTGATCTTGTGTTTAATCAAAGACTTCCCTCACTTCGAGATGGAGATATAAGCGGCTGGTTGGAGGCTCTTGAACAAATAAAGAAAATGGATGTTCAGTATATTATTGGCGGGCATGGAGAAAATATAGATAAAAAAGCCGTTGATTTTACCTATAATTATCTGAAAACCTTAAAAAAAGAAGTAAAAAAAAGGCTGGAAGCGGGTGAAGATATCGCTGATGTTGTAAATGAGGTTAAAATGAAAAAGTATGAAAATGACCCTTTTTATGATTCCATCCACAGACAGAATGTAGAAACAGCTTATAGAATGTTGGAGTGGGAAGATGAGTAAAATTATATTTTTAGTTTTGTTAAGTGCTTTTTCTTTATGGGGTCTTGAATTTCATACTTATGAAGAAGCGTTAAAAATCCAAAAACAAAACAATAAAATTATTATGATAGATGTCATACGTTCGGATTGTCAGTACTGCATCAAAATGAAAAAAGAGGTTTTTGATGATCCGGAAATGTCAGAATGGATAGAAGAGCGTTTCATTCCCGTGGAATTGAACCTTGATTTTGATGAACTGCCTTTGGGATTACATGTATATTTTACACCGACTTTTTTCTTTGTAGATAAAAATCAAAAAATAATTAAACAGATTCCGGGTTCATGGAATATTCAGGATTTTAAAGATTTAACAAAAAACATAAAATAAAGGATAATTCATGCTAAAATTTACACTAATTTTACTAAGCTTTTGTATTCTCTCGTTTGCAGATACAGAGTATGCAGAGCCCAAACCTTCTATAGACAATCCGAGACAAATTGTCTTTTCAGTCACAGAAGATTCTCCGCATGCACTGGATCACATACTCAGTGTCGCAAACAATGTTTTGAAGTTTTACGGACCGGAAAAAGTAGAGATGAAAATCGTTGCCTATTCCAAGGGGATAAAACTTTTGGACAGACATGTGAAAGAGACTGCTGTGCGCGTAGATGCTCTGATGCAGTATGATGTAGAATTTGTTGCGTGTGGTAACACAATGCGGACACTGCATATAAAAAAAGAAGACCTTGTTGACGGCTCCGTTGTAGTAACCGCAGGTGTGGTTGAACTGCTGGAGAGTGTTAAAGCAGGTTGGATTTATATTAAACCATAGGAAAAGAAAAATGAAAAAACTAATTACACTGGCAATTGTACTTTTTTGTGCAGTTTCACTCCAGGCAAAAGGAGACTTGCATCTTTTCAGTATAGAAAACAAAGATGGAAAAATTACTCCATATACTATTGAACAGGCGCTGAACAACGGCGGTTTCCATGTAGAGCTTAACAGCAATATGATAGGACCGTTTAAAAAACAGTTTAAAGAGACACAATACAAAGTTTTTACTTTAATGACATTCTGGAGTAAAAAATACACAAGAGATTTGGTGATTAAATATCCAAAAGCGGGTGTTTTTACACCGATGGGTATGGGAATCTATCAGGCAAAAAATGAAAATACTTTGCATTTTTCTGTGTTGAGCGCAGAGGCACAGGGAAAAATATTAGGGATTAAAGACCTGTCTCTTCTGAAAAAGATAGAAACAGACGTGCTTGCAGTGATAAAAAAGAATTTTCCAAAAGCAAAGCATACTTACAGTGAAGACAGTTTAAAAACATCACATAATTTAGTAACAGTTTATGAGATGGAAGTAGATGAGGATGAAGACCCTGATGATGTGCTGGATGAACTTCAAATGAACCTTGAAGGCGCATTTAAACCATACGGGTTTGTTGTTCCCCAGTTTATGGATCTCAACGAAGTACTTACACAAGACGGAACAAAAGAATCGCCGTTTGATTTTTATATTACTTACTCTATCTGTAAACTGCCGGTTATTTATACTGTTTCAAAAAGCAGACCTGAAGCATCGGCATTTGCACCATGTACAACAATGTTGTATAAGAAAAAAGGAGAAAATAAAGTTGTCGTAGGTTTTCCGGCTGTGTATAACTGGCTGAGTTCTGCAAAAGTTGAAGACAAAGAGGCGAAAGCGACACTCTTAAAAGCACAAAAAGATTTCGAATCTATTTTGAAAGATATTACAGAGTAGAAGAGTTATCTTCTTGCTCTGCTTCTGTTGGCATTTGAGCCGCGGGAGTTTCCTCTTGGCTTGTTTCTTGAGCCTCGGTTTCCACCCATATTGATAGGTTCCGCTTTGATGCTCGGATCGGGTTTAAAACCTTTGAGCCATACCTTTTGTATATCTTTTTTTATCAGCTTTTCTATATTGCCTAAAAACTCATCTTCATCAACACAGACAAGGCTGATTGCCTCACCTTTATTGCCTGCACGGCCGGTTCGTCCGATGCGATGTACATAATCTTCGCTGACATTAGGCAGTTCAAAGTTAACGACATGAGGCAGCTGGTCGATGTCAATACCGCGGGCTGCAATATCTGTAGCTACCAAAACTCTCACATCTCCTTTTTTGAAATCAGCAAGCGCTTTTGTTCGTGCATTTTGGCTTTTGTTTCCATGAATGGCAACTGATGAAATACCCTCTTTTTCAAGCTGTCCGCTGAGTTTGTTTGCGCCGTGCTTGGTACGGGTAAAAACAAGAACCTGCTGCCATTTTCCCTCATGTATAAGATGGGTTAAGAGTTCTCTTTTT is a window from the Sulfurimonas hydrogeniphila genome containing:
- a CDS encoding thioredoxin family protein codes for the protein MSKIIFLVLLSAFSLWGLEFHTYEEALKIQKQNNKIIMIDVIRSDCQYCIKMKKEVFDDPEMSEWIEERFIPVELNLDFDELPLGLHVYFTPTFFFVDKNQKIIKQIPGSWNIQDFKDLTKNIK
- a CDS encoding DsrE family protein; its protein translation is MLKFTLILLSFCILSFADTEYAEPKPSIDNPRQIVFSVTEDSPHALDHILSVANNVLKFYGPEKVEMKIVAYSKGIKLLDRHVKETAVRVDALMQYDVEFVACGNTMRTLHIKKEDLVDGSVVVTAGVVELLESVKAGWIYIKP
- a CDS encoding DUF302 domain-containing protein: MKKLITLAIVLFCAVSLQAKGDLHLFSIENKDGKITPYTIEQALNNGGFHVELNSNMIGPFKKQFKETQYKVFTLMTFWSKKYTRDLVIKYPKAGVFTPMGMGIYQAKNENTLHFSVLSAEAQGKILGIKDLSLLKKIETDVLAVIKKNFPKAKHTYSEDSLKTSHNLVTVYEMEVDEDEDPDDVLDELQMNLEGAFKPYGFVVPQFMDLNEVLTQDGTKESPFDFYITYSICKLPVIYTVSKSRPEASAFAPCTTMLYKKKGENKVVVGFPAVYNWLSSAKVEDKEAKATLLKAQKDFESILKDITE